A window of the Cystobacter fuscus genome harbors these coding sequences:
- a CDS encoding S9 family peptidase — protein MTLASREAPYGAWKSPLTAELIASQSLSLGEVAVDGEDVYWLEVRANEGGRHVIVRRTAEGTQSDLLPAPAEGRAAYSARSLVYGRGGGSFTVSEGRVVFVNHASGGPHPDQRLYRVNPGRTPVPITPDTGGKHRYADLSIDRARNRVLCVREDWRNLQEGQPRIALVAVDIDGQKQTVLTQGRDFYSSPVLSPNGRRIAWLAWDYPSMPWDGCELWVADVDEDGELRHARLVAGGSTESIFQPEWSPQGELYFVSDRNNWWNLYRLQGRNVVPVLERRAEFGAAQWSLGMSTYTFISPRHVVCAFNEQGQWRLGRLDVVLGQFSELSTPYTDICHVRGGFATAYFVGGGPEQPTSVVRLDMESGKPQVIKASSTVPESLLPYLSRPEPLHYPTTELGESHAWYYPPTHPDFRAPAGEKPPLLILSHGGPTGAASTKLDWTIQYFTSRGFGVVDVNHRGSTGHGRDYRLSLYGNFGVMDVDDCANAALRLVQEGRVDARRLVARGTGMGGYTTLSLLAFRDILRCGTSAAGVSNLESQAENSEKFEAHYLDQLLGPVLESRQLLHDRSPAFHLDNLKRSPLLFIQGRQDTRVPSRETEELVRKLRAHGVPTALLLIEGEAQAPRGTPEARKALEIELSFYARVMGLTLAEPLEPVVIEPSPAS, from the coding sequence ATGACGCTCGCAAGCCGGGAAGCGCCCTATGGCGCCTGGAAGTCCCCCCTCACCGCCGAGCTCATCGCCTCCCAGTCGCTGTCGCTGGGTGAGGTGGCCGTCGATGGGGAGGACGTGTACTGGCTGGAGGTGCGCGCCAACGAGGGAGGCCGGCACGTCATCGTGCGGCGCACCGCGGAGGGCACGCAATCGGACCTGCTGCCCGCGCCCGCCGAGGGCCGCGCGGCCTACAGCGCGCGCAGTCTCGTGTACGGCCGGGGCGGCGGCTCGTTCACGGTGTCCGAGGGGCGGGTGGTGTTCGTCAACCACGCGAGCGGCGGCCCCCACCCGGATCAGCGCCTGTACCGGGTGAACCCGGGCCGCACGCCGGTGCCCATCACCCCGGACACGGGCGGCAAGCACCGCTACGCGGACCTGAGCATCGACCGGGCACGCAACCGCGTGCTGTGCGTGCGCGAGGACTGGCGCAACCTCCAGGAGGGCCAGCCGCGCATCGCGCTCGTCGCGGTGGACATCGACGGGCAGAAGCAGACGGTGCTCACGCAGGGGCGCGACTTCTACTCCTCGCCGGTGCTCAGCCCCAACGGCCGGCGCATCGCCTGGCTCGCGTGGGACTACCCGAGCATGCCGTGGGACGGGTGCGAGCTGTGGGTGGCGGACGTGGACGAGGACGGGGAGTTGCGTCACGCGCGGCTCGTGGCCGGTGGCTCCACCGAGTCCATCTTCCAGCCCGAGTGGTCGCCCCAGGGCGAGCTGTACTTCGTGAGCGACCGCAACAACTGGTGGAACCTCTACCGGCTGCAGGGGCGCAACGTGGTGCCGGTGCTCGAGCGCCGGGCGGAGTTCGGCGCGGCCCAGTGGAGCCTGGGCATGTCCACCTACACCTTCATCTCGCCCCGGCACGTGGTGTGTGCCTTCAACGAGCAGGGCCAGTGGCGGTTGGGGCGGCTGGACGTGGTGCTCGGCCAGTTCTCCGAGCTGAGCACGCCCTACACGGACATCTGCCATGTGCGCGGGGGCTTCGCCACGGCGTACTTCGTGGGCGGAGGGCCCGAGCAGCCCACGAGCGTGGTGCGGCTGGACATGGAGTCGGGCAAGCCCCAGGTCATCAAGGCCTCGAGCACGGTGCCCGAGTCGCTCCTGCCCTACCTGTCGCGCCCCGAGCCCCTGCACTACCCCACCACCGAGCTGGGTGAGTCGCACGCCTGGTACTACCCTCCCACCCACCCGGACTTCCGCGCGCCCGCGGGCGAGAAGCCGCCCCTGCTCATCCTCAGCCACGGCGGGCCCACGGGCGCGGCCTCGACGAAGCTGGACTGGACCATCCAGTACTTCACCAGCCGGGGCTTCGGCGTGGTGGACGTCAACCACCGGGGCAGCACGGGCCATGGCCGTGACTACCGGCTGTCGCTGTACGGCAACTTCGGCGTCATGGACGTGGATGACTGTGCCAACGCCGCGCTGAGGCTGGTGCAGGAGGGCCGCGTGGATGCCAGGCGCCTGGTGGCGCGGGGCACCGGCATGGGCGGCTACACCACCCTGTCGCTGCTCGCCTTCCGGGACATCCTGCGCTGTGGCACCAGCGCGGCGGGCGTGTCCAACCTGGAGTCCCAGGCGGAGAACTCGGAGAAGTTCGAGGCGCACTACCTGGATCAGCTCCTCGGCCCCGTGCTCGAGTCCCGGCAGCTCCTGCATGACCGGTCTCCGGCGTTCCACCTGGACAACCTCAAGCGCAGCCCGCTGTTGTTCATCCAGGGCCGGCAGGACACGCGGGTGCCCTCGCGGGAGACGGAGGAGCTGGTGCGCAAGCTGCGCGCGCACGGAGTGCCCACGGCGCTGCTGCTCATCGAGGGCGAGGCCCAGGCGCCCCGCGGCACCCCCGAGGCGCGCAAGGCCCTGGAGATCGAGCTGTCCTTCTACGCGCGCGTCATGGGGCTCACCCTGGCCGAGCCCCTGGAGCCGGTGGTCATCGAGCCCTCGCCTGCCTCCTAG
- a CDS encoding sensor histidine kinase, giving the protein MEDGRLEHIFERFGRAVSSRSYGGLGLGLYVARRAAEAHGGRVWAERREGGGARFTLELPLRPGRV; this is encoded by the coding sequence GTGGAGGATGGCCGGCTCGAGCACATCTTCGAGCGCTTCGGACGGGCGGTGTCCTCGCGCTCCTACGGAGGGCTGGGGTTGGGGCTGTACGTGGCGCGCCGGGCGGCCGAGGCACACGGGGGCCGCGTGTGGGCCGAGCGGCGCGAGGGCGGCGGAGCTCGCTTCACGCTGGAGCTGCCCCTGCGGCCTGGAAGGGTGTGA
- a CDS encoding response regulator, giving the protein MNGSRSILLVEDNPDDVDLTRRAFQRAGLTQPLEVVEDGVEALDYLFAREAHAHRAGAPLPALVLLDLNLPRLDGHEVLRQIRANPRTRFLPVVILTSSDEEKDLVESYSHGCNSYVRKPVSYNEFVEAARQLGVYWLMLNRSPPAGGRA; this is encoded by the coding sequence ATGAATGGCTCTCGGTCCATCCTCCTCGTCGAGGACAACCCGGATGACGTCGACCTGACGCGGCGCGCGTTCCAGCGCGCGGGCCTCACCCAGCCGCTCGAGGTGGTGGAGGACGGCGTCGAGGCGCTCGACTACCTCTTCGCGCGCGAGGCCCACGCGCACCGGGCCGGCGCGCCCCTGCCCGCGCTGGTGCTGTTGGATCTCAATCTGCCGCGTCTGGACGGACACGAGGTGCTGCGCCAGATTCGCGCCAACCCGCGCACCCGCTTCCTTCCCGTGGTCATCCTCACCTCCTCGGACGAGGAGAAGGACCTGGTGGAGAGCTACAGCCATGGCTGCAACAGCTACGTGCGCAAGCCGGTGAGCTACAACGAGTTCGTCGAGGCGGCACGTCAGCTCGGCGTCTACTGGCTGATGCTCAACCGCTCGCCGCCCGCGGGGGGGCGTGCATGA
- a CDS encoding putative metal-binding motif-containing protein gives MKPTRHIAWGALLGLALSACGPAPEGEEMDFSSQDQGLEAGCTALSPSIASHSCLHSNTSADHVAVTATSGLTGSTPSLSGTHKQFDVTLPAGATGTVKFTPGTTGSWAFYLNKSITFTAKNGATTLSSALAQTVSTSCGLTNYTVYDLTAGTTYTLELGTASGNLVGVIPERVEDYNTRYYQDADGDAYGNNSVSILTACVPPSGYVTARYDCNDSNASINPGAAEIPGNSVDENCNGSLSN, from the coding sequence ATGAAGCCGACGCGACACATCGCCTGGGGCGCGCTCCTGGGCCTGGCCCTCTCCGCCTGCGGTCCCGCTCCCGAGGGCGAGGAGATGGACTTCAGCTCCCAGGACCAGGGACTCGAGGCGGGCTGCACCGCCCTCAGCCCCTCCATCGCCTCCCACTCCTGCCTGCACTCGAACACCAGCGCCGATCACGTGGCCGTGACGGCGACGAGCGGCCTCACCGGCTCGACGCCTTCCCTGAGCGGCACGCACAAGCAGTTCGACGTGACGCTGCCCGCCGGCGCCACGGGCACGGTGAAGTTCACCCCGGGCACCACGGGCTCCTGGGCCTTCTACCTGAACAAGAGCATCACCTTCACCGCCAAGAACGGCGCCACGACGCTCTCCTCCGCGCTCGCCCAGACGGTGAGCACCAGCTGCGGGCTGACGAACTACACCGTCTACGACCTCACCGCCGGCACCACGTACACGCTGGAGCTGGGCACCGCCTCGGGCAACCTCGTGGGCGTCATCCCCGAGCGCGTCGAGGACTACAACACCCGCTACTACCAGGACGCGGACGGCGACGCCTACGGCAACAACAGCGTCTCCATCCTCACCGCCTGCGTGCCGCCGTCCGGCTACGTCACCGCCCGGTACGACTGCAACGACAGCAACGCCAGCATCAACCCCGGGGCCGCGGAAATCCCGGGCAACAGCGTGGACGAGAACTGCAACGGCTCGCTGAGCAACTGA
- a CDS encoding sensor histidine kinase codes for MPETAPRRFRHLLLRAVLLPLGLLLLLAGILLWSVSNLIRAQEDARHSQQSLTRLERARQLLVDRETGLRGYLLTGKPAFLEPYQTAGQELPAVVDALERSMEGEPGQRAWMKELRERWRDWERFADEELSLFHQGGDWLSVVRSGAGKDRMDAIRATLDAIVAETRQHASLRGLEAERAGRTVLLAGGLWTLAVGVLLAWFSRRQLILLAREYGASLARVHAQADALRASEARLESRVAQRTHELTVANKELESFSYSVSHDLRSPLRAIDGFAQALLEDDGPRLSPEGLRLLSRLQGAATRMGQLIDDLLLLSRVTRAEVQREPVDLSALATSVLQELRQREPARDVTCSLQPGLVARGDPRLLRVLLENLLGNAWKFTSKRSGAHIEFFSEMVDGVPHYVVRDNGVGFDMAYAGKLFSPFQRMHKPSDFPGTGIGLATVQRIVHRHRGDISAQATRGSGAILRFTLQEAEA; via the coding sequence ATGCCCGAGACCGCGCCACGCCGTTTCCGACACCTGCTGCTGCGAGCCGTCCTGCTGCCGTTGGGGCTGTTGCTGCTGCTCGCGGGCATCCTCTTGTGGTCGGTGAGCAACCTCATCCGTGCCCAGGAGGATGCACGGCACTCCCAGCAGTCCCTGACCCGGCTGGAGCGGGCGCGCCAGCTTCTCGTCGACCGGGAGACGGGCTTGCGCGGCTACCTCCTCACCGGCAAGCCGGCCTTCCTGGAGCCCTACCAGACGGCCGGGCAGGAGCTTCCCGCGGTGGTCGATGCATTGGAGCGAAGCATGGAGGGCGAGCCTGGACAGCGCGCCTGGATGAAGGAGCTGCGCGAGCGCTGGCGGGATTGGGAGCGGTTCGCCGATGAGGAGTTGTCCCTCTTCCACCAGGGGGGCGACTGGCTGTCGGTGGTGCGCTCGGGCGCGGGCAAGGACCGGATGGATGCGATCCGCGCGACCCTGGATGCCATCGTCGCCGAGACACGCCAGCACGCCTCCCTCCGGGGACTCGAGGCCGAGCGCGCGGGCCGCACCGTGCTCCTCGCCGGAGGGCTGTGGACGCTCGCGGTGGGCGTGCTGCTGGCCTGGTTCAGCCGGCGCCAGCTCATCCTCCTGGCCCGGGAGTACGGCGCCAGCCTCGCCCGGGTGCACGCCCAGGCGGACGCCCTGCGCGCCAGCGAGGCCCGGCTGGAGTCGCGCGTGGCCCAGCGCACCCACGAGCTCACCGTCGCCAACAAGGAGCTGGAGTCCTTCAGCTACTCCGTCTCGCACGACCTGCGCTCCCCGCTGCGCGCCATCGACGGCTTCGCCCAGGCGCTGCTCGAGGACGACGGGCCGCGGCTGTCGCCCGAGGGACTGCGGCTGCTCTCGCGCCTGCAGGGGGCCGCCACGCGCATGGGCCAGCTCATCGACGATCTGTTGCTGCTCTCGCGCGTCACCCGCGCCGAGGTGCAGCGCGAGCCGGTGGACTTGAGCGCGCTCGCCACGAGCGTGCTCCAGGAACTGCGCCAGCGCGAGCCCGCGCGTGACGTGACGTGCTCCCTCCAGCCCGGCCTGGTCGCGCGGGGTGACCCGCGGCTGCTCAGGGTGCTGCTGGAGAACCTGCTGGGCAATGCCTGGAAGTTCACCAGCAAGCGCTCCGGGGCCCACATCGAGTTCTTCTCGGAGATGGTCGACGGCGTGCCCCACTACGTTGTGCGCGACAACGGGGTGGGATTCGACATGGCCTACGCGGGCAAGCTCTTCAGCCCCTTCCAGCGGATGCACAAGCCCTCGGACTTCCCGGGCACGGGCATCGGGTTGGCCACGGTGCAGCGCATCGTCCACCGGCACCGCGGGGACATCTCCGCCCAGGCCACCCGCGGCTCGGGCGCCATCTTGCGCTTCACGCTCCAGGAGGCAGAGGCATGA
- the trhA gene encoding PAQR family membrane homeostasis protein TrhA, producing the protein MESPERVEALLIEEEEVKPLLRGVSHALAFVAALAGWFFLAQAPAEGARHVAGLVFGASLVLMFGVSATYHCPNWSPVVYQRLRRCDHAAIYMLIAGTFTPIAVLDEAGGWGPRMLWVMWSAALTGAGLSLLGHSGPRGLRSVLYIVLGTVSVPVMLRLPGVIGPVRVGWLVFGAVVYALGAGVYARRWPDPRPTLFGYHEIFHLMVITGAFVHYAVILDVLRGG; encoded by the coding sequence ATGGAATCCCCCGAGCGCGTCGAGGCCCTCCTTATCGAGGAGGAGGAAGTGAAGCCCCTGCTGCGCGGCGTGTCGCATGCGCTCGCGTTCGTGGCGGCGCTCGCCGGGTGGTTCTTCCTGGCCCAGGCCCCGGCCGAGGGCGCGCGGCACGTGGCCGGCCTGGTGTTCGGCGCCAGCCTGGTGCTGATGTTCGGAGTCAGCGCGACGTACCACTGCCCCAACTGGAGCCCCGTCGTCTACCAGCGCCTCCGACGGTGCGACCATGCGGCCATCTACATGCTCATCGCGGGCACCTTCACGCCCATCGCCGTCCTGGACGAGGCGGGGGGCTGGGGCCCTCGGATGCTCTGGGTGATGTGGAGCGCGGCGCTCACGGGGGCGGGGCTCTCGCTGCTGGGCCACTCCGGGCCGCGAGGGCTGCGCTCCGTGCTCTATATCGTGCTGGGGACGGTGTCGGTCCCGGTGATGCTGCGCCTGCCAGGGGTCATTGGCCCGGTGCGGGTCGGGTGGCTCGTCTTCGGCGCCGTCGTCTATGCCCTGGGCGCCGGGGTCTACGCGCGCAGGTGGCCGGACCCCCGTCCCACCCTCTTTGGCTACCACGAGATCTTCCACCTCATGGTCATCACGGGGGCCTTCGTGCACTACGCCGTCATCCTCGACGTGCTGCGGGGCGGGTGA
- a CDS encoding TerC/Alx family metal homeostasis membrane protein, which translates to MPSNPVTPWEWGLFAVLVLGMIIIDLRSHRGTHAESRKAAYLWSVAWIAMGLGFGGFVAWRHGGVAAQEYLGAYLIEKSLSLDNLFVFLVIFSSLGVPEDHQRRVLFWGILGALVFRGLFILVGLEALEHWHWVVYVFGALLLVAAWRVARAPHGQETGDNKLVTWLTRRLPVTRHAPDRAFFTRTKEGWRATTLFVALAAIELSDVAFAVDSVPAALSVSRNLFVVYTSNVFAILGLRALYIALASSAHELRYLRFGLAAVLAFAALKMLLSEWLEVPPLPSVAVIVVCIGTAVGFSLRARHRDAHGGGPPGEARA; encoded by the coding sequence ATGCCATCCAATCCGGTCACGCCGTGGGAGTGGGGCCTGTTCGCGGTGCTCGTCCTCGGGATGATCATCATCGACCTCAGGTCCCACCGCGGCACGCATGCCGAGTCGCGCAAGGCGGCCTATCTCTGGAGCGTGGCGTGGATCGCCATGGGGCTCGGGTTCGGGGGCTTCGTGGCCTGGAGGCACGGAGGCGTGGCGGCACAGGAGTACCTGGGCGCCTACCTCATCGAGAAGAGCCTCAGCCTGGACAACCTGTTCGTCTTCCTCGTCATCTTCTCGAGCCTCGGGGTGCCCGAGGATCACCAGCGCCGGGTGCTCTTCTGGGGCATCCTCGGGGCGCTCGTGTTCCGCGGCCTGTTCATCCTCGTGGGGCTGGAGGCGCTGGAGCACTGGCACTGGGTGGTCTACGTCTTCGGTGCGCTGCTGCTCGTCGCCGCCTGGCGCGTGGCGCGCGCGCCGCACGGCCAGGAGACGGGGGACAACAAGCTGGTGACGTGGCTGACGCGGCGCCTGCCCGTGACGCGGCACGCCCCGGATCGGGCCTTCTTCACGCGCACGAAGGAGGGGTGGCGGGCCACGACCCTGTTCGTCGCGCTCGCCGCCATCGAGTTGTCGGACGTGGCGTTCGCCGTGGACTCCGTCCCCGCGGCCCTGTCGGTGAGCCGCAACCTGTTCGTGGTCTACACGTCCAACGTGTTCGCCATCCTCGGGCTGCGCGCGCTCTACATCGCGCTGGCCAGCTCGGCGCACGAGCTGCGCTACCTGCGCTTCGGGCTCGCGGCGGTGCTCGCGTTCGCGGCGCTGAAGATGCTCCTGTCGGAGTGGCTCGAGGTCCCGCCGCTGCCCTCGGTGGCCGTCATCGTGGTGTGCATCGGCACCGCGGTGGGCTTCAGCCTGCGGGCGCGCCACCGGGACGCCCACGGAGGAGGACCCCCCGGGGAGGCCCGGGCGTAG
- a CDS encoding ATP-binding protein — translation MRTPLRVLMVEDNPDDQDLVERELRHGGYEVHTHRVQSAEELREALVPGRWDIVISDYRLPGFDAPSALALVLDSGLDIPFIVVSGSVGENEGVEVMKAGAHDYFPKTNITRLPAAVAREVEQARLRQERAWAARDRDLLARAGEVLAGSLDFQSTLDRVARVPVPGLADWCAIYLPEEGRYLRTVALAHEDPAWVTRAYETDRLFPMDLDAPSGPPRVFRTGEPLLLTEVPEERLALLARSPEHLRRILAMGLRSVIHVPLVGRMGTLGVVTLGTTGSRPRFCQRDMPVVQELVRRAALTLENARLYHESQEAIRLRDEFLAVASHELRTPLTSLGLQLSTLVQRARRESALDMVERLERGLRQVRRLGTLVETLLDVSRLSTGELSLSPERMDLGELVREVLERFEAESQAMGCALRVEVAPELVGEWDRMRVDQVVSGLLANALKFGARHPVEVRAWAECGVARVVVEDRGIGIPEDQLEHIFERFGRAVSSRSYGGLGLGLYVARRAAEAHGGRVWAERREGGGARFTLELPLRPAQVG, via the coding sequence ATGAGGACACCGCTGCGGGTCCTGATGGTGGAGGACAACCCGGACGACCAGGACCTGGTGGAGCGCGAGCTGCGCCATGGTGGCTACGAGGTGCACACCCACCGGGTGCAGTCGGCCGAGGAGCTGCGCGAGGCGCTCGTGCCCGGGCGCTGGGACATCGTCATCTCCGACTACCGCCTGCCCGGCTTCGATGCGCCCTCCGCGCTCGCCCTCGTGCTCGACAGTGGCCTGGACATCCCCTTCATCGTCGTCTCCGGCAGCGTGGGGGAGAACGAGGGCGTGGAGGTGATGAAGGCCGGCGCGCACGACTACTTCCCCAAGACGAACATCACCCGGCTGCCGGCCGCGGTGGCGCGCGAGGTGGAGCAGGCCCGGTTGCGCCAGGAGCGCGCCTGGGCCGCGAGGGATCGGGATCTGCTGGCTCGCGCCGGCGAGGTGCTGGCGGGCTCGCTGGACTTCCAGTCGACGCTGGATCGGGTGGCGCGCGTGCCGGTGCCAGGACTGGCGGACTGGTGCGCCATCTACCTCCCCGAGGAGGGACGCTACCTGCGCACGGTGGCGCTGGCGCACGAGGATCCCGCGTGGGTGACGCGGGCGTACGAGACGGATCGCCTCTTTCCCATGGACCTGGACGCCCCCTCGGGCCCTCCCCGCGTCTTCCGCACCGGCGAGCCCCTGCTGCTGACGGAGGTGCCCGAGGAGCGCCTGGCCCTGCTGGCGCGCTCTCCGGAGCACCTGCGCCGCATTCTCGCCATGGGGCTGCGCTCCGTCATCCACGTGCCGCTGGTGGGACGCATGGGGACGCTGGGGGTGGTGACGCTCGGCACCACCGGGAGCCGGCCGCGCTTCTGCCAGCGGGACATGCCCGTGGTGCAGGAGCTGGTGCGCCGCGCCGCGCTGACGCTGGAGAACGCGCGCCTGTACCACGAGTCCCAGGAGGCCATCCGCCTGCGTGACGAGTTCCTCGCCGTGGCGTCCCACGAGCTGCGCACCCCGCTCACGTCGCTGGGCCTGCAATTGAGCACGCTGGTGCAGCGGGCGCGGCGCGAGTCCGCCCTGGACATGGTGGAGCGGTTGGAGCGGGGCCTGCGCCAGGTGCGGCGCCTGGGCACGCTGGTGGAGACGCTGCTGGACGTGTCGCGCCTGTCCACCGGCGAGCTGTCCCTGTCGCCCGAGCGGATGGACCTGGGCGAGCTGGTGCGCGAGGTGTTGGAGCGCTTCGAGGCGGAGTCCCAGGCCATGGGCTGCGCGCTGCGGGTGGAGGTGGCCCCGGAGCTCGTCGGCGAGTGGGACCGGATGCGGGTGGATCAGGTGGTGTCCGGACTGCTCGCCAATGCGCTCAAGTTCGGGGCGCGCCATCCGGTGGAGGTGCGGGCGTGGGCGGAGTGCGGGGTGGCGCGAGTGGTGGTGGAGGACCGGGGCATCGGGATTCCGGAGGACCAGCTCGAGCACATCTTCGAGCGCTTCGGACGGGCGGTGTCCTCGCGCTCCTACGGAGGGCTGGGGTTGGGACTGTACGTGGCGCGCCGGGCGGCCGAGGCGCATGGGGGCCGCGTGTGGGCCGAGCGGCGCGAGGGCGGCGGAGCCCGCTTCACCCTGGAGCTGCCCCTGCGGCCCGCCCAGGTGGGTTGA
- a CDS encoding Fur family transcriptional regulator — MAARKTTSPPTLGEYQELLRSSGLRSTAARIAVLRELEAATTPLSHADLVDALKDEGYDRVTLYRNLTDLTEVGLVVRTDLGDRVWRFELKRDASGGHHDPHPHFTCTDCGAVSCLPAKSVRLSPTKGLPKSVTDSAVDIQLRGLCDRCG; from the coding sequence ATGGCCGCCAGGAAAACCACATCTCCACCGACCCTGGGCGAATACCAGGAGCTGTTGCGCTCCTCGGGGCTGCGCAGCACGGCGGCGCGGATCGCCGTCCTCCGGGAACTGGAAGCCGCCACCACGCCGCTGAGTCACGCGGACCTGGTGGACGCGCTCAAGGACGAGGGCTACGACCGCGTCACGCTCTACCGCAACCTCACGGACCTGACCGAGGTCGGCCTCGTGGTGCGCACGGACCTGGGAGACCGGGTGTGGCGCTTCGAGCTCAAGCGCGACGCGTCGGGCGGCCACCATGACCCGCACCCGCACTTCACCTGCACGGACTGCGGCGCCGTGTCGTGCCTGCCGGCGAAGTCCGTCCGCCTCTCGCCCACCAAGGGGCTGCCCAAGTCCGTGACGGACAGCGCGGTGGACATCCAGTTGCGCGGCCTGTGTGACCGCTGCGGCTAG
- a CDS encoding sulfatase produces MNSSNRCHHSGDKSPGALPRWGLANACFFTAVFVVSSVIFTAAVYGIDNELATQVRREYLRELVWANVALLPGYAVLCAAHTLLSWPLERRRLARGTPPGAVRPFSRFLLAALFWNLALCLSSLGPIALSSTGNLDALVRSLDVDLYWLIERDLHVALTGVMLLLVLLTAYDAGCWVARKAWRWPRAALMTGGLAVGLLALGTAWPAGRGSPLPPARRERPHILILGSDALRADHLGTYGYPRPTSPHLDRLARESVTFEQHHSVTPSTTESWTSTLTGLYPIHTGIRYMFVTREQAERTSAHPRTLPRILRERGYKTFVSGDGSANNFASVDLGFDQTTVPDDERVSSLIDELLATTHPLLTYYLANPLGARLLPAMKGSCAALHPGRITADFLEELDRTAASGQPFLGLLFLRFTHPNYDVGYPYNKRFTDAGYRGKSRFSMQFDPDDLIQGRLEGLFPPAERRHIVDLYDGGVSRFDDTVGQVVEHLERTGLAHDTILVITSDHGEALFQPDTALAVERNFFGGDQLTHIPLVIRMPDGRWAGARVRGLSRSIDLMPTLLELSGGPGPSPAVDGVSLVGLIQGTRPGRPVYAETGFQFYPLNLPGVELPLPERVDRMGFFDPSDRGRLVLRPSFHDAILAAKHRMVRTARWKLIYLPARPAPVYQLYDLSRDPSQREDLSGRGLPVFGRLARHLDHWMETGEELPWSDADDAAGAPP; encoded by the coding sequence ATGAACTCTTCCAATCGTTGCCATCACTCCGGCGACAAGTCACCGGGCGCGTTGCCGCGATGGGGCCTCGCGAACGCCTGTTTCTTCACCGCCGTTTTCGTGGTGAGCAGCGTGATCTTCACCGCGGCCGTGTATGGCATCGACAATGAATTGGCCACCCAGGTGCGCCGGGAGTATCTCCGGGAGCTCGTCTGGGCCAACGTGGCCCTCTTGCCGGGGTACGCGGTGCTCTGCGCCGCGCATACGCTCCTGAGCTGGCCGCTCGAGCGCAGGCGCCTGGCGCGTGGCACGCCTCCTGGAGCGGTCCGCCCGTTCTCCCGCTTCCTCCTCGCGGCGCTCTTCTGGAACCTGGCGCTCTGCTTGTCGAGCTTGGGGCCCATTGCGCTCTCGAGCACGGGCAATCTGGATGCGCTCGTGCGGTCGCTCGACGTCGATCTCTACTGGCTCATCGAGCGTGACCTTCATGTCGCCCTCACGGGCGTCATGCTCCTCCTCGTCCTGCTCACGGCCTACGATGCCGGGTGCTGGGTGGCGCGAAAGGCTTGGCGATGGCCTCGTGCGGCTCTCATGACGGGGGGCCTGGCGGTGGGTCTTCTGGCTTTGGGCACCGCGTGGCCGGCGGGGCGCGGCTCGCCGCTACCCCCCGCGCGGCGGGAGCGGCCCCACATCCTCATCCTGGGCTCGGACGCGCTTCGCGCGGATCACCTCGGCACCTATGGCTATCCCCGCCCCACGTCTCCACATCTCGACCGGCTGGCGCGTGAATCGGTCACCTTCGAACAGCATCATTCCGTGACACCCAGTACCACCGAGTCGTGGACGTCCACCCTGACGGGGCTCTATCCCATCCACACCGGTATCCGTTACATGTTCGTGACCCGCGAGCAGGCGGAGCGCACCTCGGCCCATCCACGCACGCTGCCTCGCATCCTGCGCGAGCGCGGATACAAGACGTTCGTGAGCGGAGACGGTTCCGCGAACAACTTCGCGAGCGTTGACCTCGGCTTCGACCAGACCACCGTCCCCGACGACGAGCGGGTCAGCAGTTTGATCGACGAGCTGCTCGCCACCACGCACCCCCTGCTCACCTACTACCTGGCCAATCCGCTCGGTGCGCGTCTGCTGCCCGCGATGAAGGGCTCCTGCGCGGCGCTCCATCCTGGCCGGATCACCGCGGACTTCCTCGAGGAGTTGGATCGCACGGCGGCCTCGGGCCAGCCCTTCCTGGGGCTGCTCTTCTTGCGCTTCACCCATCCGAACTACGACGTCGGCTACCCCTACAACAAGCGTTTCACCGACGCCGGGTACCGAGGCAAGAGCCGTTTCTCCATGCAGTTCGACCCCGATGATCTCATCCAGGGTCGTCTCGAAGGCTTGTTCCCGCCCGCGGAGCGGCGGCATATCGTCGACCTCTACGACGGCGGAGTCTCCCGGTTCGATGACACCGTGGGGCAGGTCGTCGAGCACCTCGAGCGCACCGGGCTGGCCCATGACACGATCCTCGTCATCACCTCGGATCACGGGGAGGCGCTGTTCCAACCCGACACCGCCCTGGCCGTCGAGAGGAACTTCTTCGGGGGTGATCAGCTCACGCACATCCCCCTCGTGATTCGCATGCCGGACGGGCGCTGGGCGGGAGCGCGGGTCCGAGGGCTCTCTCGCTCCATCGATCTGATGCCGACCCTGCTCGAGCTGAGCGGCGGCCCTGGCCCTTCGCCCGCCGTCGATGGCGTCTCGCTCGTTGGCCTCATCCAGGGCACCCGACCGGGACGTCCCGTCTACGCGGAGACGGGGTTCCAGTTCTATCCGCTCAACCTGCCGGGGGTGGAGCTGCCTCTGCCCGAGCGGGTGGATCGGATGGGATTCTTCGATCCGAGTGACCGTGGCCGGCTCGTGCTGCGGCCCTCGTTCCACGACGCCATCCTCGCGGCGAAGCACCGGATGGTGCGAACGGCGCGATGGAAGCTCATCTACCTGCCCGCGCGACCCGCTCCCGTCTACCAACTGTACGATCTCTCCCGGGATCCCAGTCAGCGCGAGGATCTCTCCGGACGTGGCCTGCCCGTGTTCGGCCGTCTCGCGCGGCACCTCGACCACTGGATGGAGACCGGCGAGGAACTGCCCTGGTCGGATGCCGATGATGCCGCCGGGGCACCGCCCTAG